One segment of Trichlorobacter ammonificans DNA contains the following:
- the cydD gene encoding thiol reductant ABC exporter subunit CydD: protein MPDERPATSGTAPADAEQWLRGEARSVHRHLRWIVGCAAVTGLLTIAQALLLATACQRLIMEKSAPAAIIPLAVLLLVLAAGRGMVAIVLEQRSAAAAARIKQSIRNRLYRKLQSLGPAGLVGHESAPLAETVTTGVDELEPYITRFLPQAVLAALLPCLFLLVVLPAEWRAGLVLLFSAPFIPLFMVLIGRGSERLHRRLWERLSRMAGHLLDLVQGLPDLLIFGAVKHQAAAVARISADYRIATMAVLRVAFLSALALEFFATVGTAVVAVIIGFRLLWGVLSLQEGLFVLLLAPEFYLPLRSLGLSYHARLQGAAAAERIAPLLYRPLPAGFEGTLPAATTPPAVTFENVSFRYGGSRGGVREITLILPAGGITALAGESGAGKTTLARLLAGLVRPEAGRILIDGRDLNECAPASWHARLAWVPQAPYFTAATIRENLLLGSPDADEAEIAAALEAASAASFIARLPQGLDTRLGDRGAGLSGGELKRLALARACLRRAVLLILDEPTAGLDADNERLVCQALQRLAGKRTVLLISHREATLACADRVVELVDGRIDRGGER from the coding sequence ATGCCTGACGAACGCCCCGCAACAAGCGGCACTGCCCCTGCGGATGCCGAACAGTGGCTGCGCGGCGAGGCCCGTTCCGTTCACCGCCACCTGCGCTGGATCGTGGGCTGTGCCGCCGTCACCGGGCTTCTGACCATCGCCCAGGCCCTTCTGCTGGCAACGGCCTGCCAACGGCTGATCATGGAAAAGAGCGCGCCGGCGGCCATCATTCCCCTGGCGGTTCTGCTGCTGGTGCTGGCAGCGGGGCGCGGGATGGTGGCCATCGTTCTGGAACAGCGCTCTGCCGCTGCTGCCGCCCGTATCAAGCAGTCGATCCGCAACCGCCTCTACCGGAAGCTCCAGTCACTGGGCCCGGCCGGACTGGTGGGGCATGAGAGCGCGCCCCTGGCCGAGACGGTCACCACGGGGGTCGACGAGCTGGAGCCCTACATCACCCGCTTCCTGCCCCAGGCCGTGCTGGCGGCGTTGCTCCCCTGCCTGTTCCTGCTGGTCGTGCTGCCTGCCGAATGGCGAGCCGGGCTGGTACTGCTTTTTTCCGCCCCGTTCATCCCCCTGTTCATGGTTTTGATCGGTCGGGGGTCGGAACGCCTCCACCGCCGTCTCTGGGAACGCCTCTCCCGCATGGCCGGTCATCTGCTGGACCTGGTGCAGGGCCTGCCGGATCTACTCATCTTCGGTGCCGTCAAGCATCAGGCAGCGGCGGTGGCCCGCATTTCAGCCGACTACCGCATCGCCACCATGGCGGTGCTGCGGGTCGCCTTTCTCTCCGCCCTGGCGCTGGAATTCTTCGCCACGGTGGGTACCGCCGTGGTGGCGGTGATCATCGGATTCAGGCTGCTCTGGGGTGTTCTCTCCCTCCAGGAGGGGCTGTTCGTGCTGCTGCTGGCCCCTGAATTCTACCTGCCGTTGCGCAGCCTGGGGCTTTCCTACCATGCCCGGCTGCAGGGCGCAGCCGCTGCGGAGCGGATCGCCCCCCTGCTGTACCGACCGCTGCCCGCCGGTTTCGAGGGCACGCTCCCTGCCGCGACCACTCCCCCTGCGGTGACCTTCGAGAACGTCTCATTCCGGTACGGCGGCTCGCGGGGCGGTGTGCGGGAGATCACCCTGATCCTGCCGGCCGGCGGCATCACCGCCCTGGCCGGGGAAAGCGGCGCCGGCAAGACCACCCTGGCCCGGCTGCTGGCCGGTCTGGTGCGTCCGGAAGCGGGCCGCATCCTGATCGACGGCCGCGATCTGAACGAGTGTGCTCCGGCCTCCTGGCACGCCCGCCTCGCCTGGGTTCCCCAGGCGCCCTATTTTACCGCCGCCACCATCCGTGAAAACCTGCTGCTGGGGAGCCCCGACGCCGATGAGGCCGAGATTGCCGCCGCGCTGGAAGCAGCGTCCGCCGCTTCGTTCATCGCGCGGCTGCCCCAGGGGCTGGACACCCGCCTGGGGGACCGGGGCGCCGGTCTCTCCGGCGGTGAACTGAAACGGCTGGCCCTGGCCCGGGCCTGCCTGCGCCGCGCCGTCCTGCTGATCCTGGACGAGCCGACCGCGGGACTTGATGCCGACAACGAACGGCTGGTCTGCCAGGCCCTGCAACGGTTGGCCGGCAAGCGGACCGTGCTGCTGATCAGCCACCGCGAGGCGACACTGGCCTGCGCTGACCGGGTGGTGGAGCTGGTCGACGGACGGATCGACCGGGGAGGTGAACGGTGA
- the cydC gene encoding thiol reductant ABC exporter subunit CydC → MKSLLRFLRLSRGQWFWMICGILLGMLVMSANALLMALSGWFIASMAVAGASGTAFNFFFPSAGIRFLAIVRTVGRYAERLVTHGATFRILASLRVWLFNRLAPLAPAALERHAGGDVAGRLRADVDALENLYLRILAPLVTGWFTLAGGLLFLAWFSPPAALALLPFLVGAGVLLPLVLRSRSEGPGREAVHHAAELRSRVTEGLQGIEELILLGAVERQAATVEELSARLVASQERLGRIGSFSNGGMQACAGAAGAAVLLAAGVQVAAGEIPGPWLAMLLLCAAALFEAVSQLPAALHLLPGALAAANRIFELADAPLPVADAAGPAPIPRDASVVFRQVSASYLPEQPVLQDLRLTVPAGGSVVFTGPSGSGKSLLFDLLLRFRDYDGSILLGEVELRDLPKDALRTMITALPQRPHLLNGTIRDNLTLDGSELPEEALEQVLVDSGLHSWIASLPQGLDTPVGINGSAVSGGEARRIALARTLLKKAPIVLLDEPTEGLDAATEQEVVTCLQRRFRHSAETTLLVISHRPACLALGDTVVRLGRPSSPP, encoded by the coding sequence GTGAAGAGCCTGCTGCGCTTCCTGCGGCTCTCCCGCGGCCAGTGGTTCTGGATGATCTGCGGCATCCTGCTGGGCATGCTGGTCATGTCCGCCAATGCACTGCTGATGGCCCTGTCCGGCTGGTTCATCGCCTCCATGGCCGTTGCCGGCGCCAGCGGGACAGCCTTCAACTTCTTCTTCCCCTCGGCCGGCATCCGTTTCCTGGCCATTGTCCGCACGGTGGGACGCTACGCCGAACGCCTGGTGACCCACGGGGCCACGTTCAGGATCCTCGCTTCCCTACGGGTATGGCTCTTCAACCGGCTGGCACCGCTGGCACCGGCCGCGCTTGAACGTCATGCCGGCGGCGACGTGGCCGGACGGCTGCGTGCCGACGTCGATGCCCTGGAAAATCTTTATCTGCGCATCCTTGCCCCCCTGGTCACCGGCTGGTTCACCCTGGCCGGCGGTCTCCTCTTCCTTGCCTGGTTCAGCCCTCCCGCCGCCCTGGCACTGCTGCCGTTTCTGGTCGGTGCCGGCGTCCTGCTGCCGCTGGTACTTCGCAGCCGCTCCGAGGGACCGGGACGGGAAGCGGTCCACCATGCCGCCGAACTGCGCAGCCGGGTAACGGAGGGGCTGCAGGGGATCGAGGAGTTGATCCTCCTGGGCGCGGTGGAGCGGCAGGCCGCAACCGTCGAGGAACTCTCCGCCCGACTGGTGGCCAGCCAGGAACGGCTGGGCCGGATCGGCAGCTTCTCCAACGGCGGCATGCAGGCCTGTGCCGGCGCGGCCGGCGCGGCGGTTCTGCTGGCAGCCGGCGTGCAGGTGGCTGCCGGCGAAATTCCCGGCCCCTGGCTGGCCATGCTGCTGCTCTGTGCCGCCGCTCTCTTCGAAGCGGTAAGCCAGCTTCCCGCCGCCCTGCACCTGCTCCCCGGAGCCCTGGCGGCAGCAAACCGCATTTTTGAGCTGGCCGACGCCCCCCTGCCGGTTGCCGATGCAGCCGGGCCGGCCCCCATCCCACGGGACGCCAGCGTGGTTTTCCGACAGGTCTCCGCCTCCTACCTGCCGGAGCAGCCGGTGCTGCAGGATCTTCGCCTGACCGTGCCGGCGGGAGGCAGCGTCGTCTTCACCGGTCCCAGCGGCAGCGGTAAAAGCCTGCTCTTTGACCTGCTGCTCCGTTTTCGTGACTATGACGGCAGCATCCTCCTGGGGGAGGTGGAGTTGCGCGACCTGCCAAAGGATGCCCTGCGCACCATGATCACGGCGCTGCCCCAGCGCCCCCACCTGCTGAACGGCACCATCCGGGACAACCTGACGCTGGATGGAAGCGAACTGCCGGAAGAAGCGCTTGAACAGGTGCTTGTGGACAGCGGTCTGCACTCCTGGATTGCGTCCCTTCCTCAGGGACTGGATACGCCGGTGGGCATCAACGGCTCGGCGGTCTCCGGCGGCGAAGCCCGCCGTATCGCCCTGGCCCGGACACTGCTCAAGAAAGCTCCCATCGTGCTGCTGGACGAACCGACCGAAGGACTGGACGCGGCAACCGAGCAGGAAGTGGTGACGTGCCTGCAGCGACGATTCCGACATTCCGCAGAAACCACCCTGCTGGTGATCAGCCACCGCCCCGCCTGCCTGGCATTGGGCGACACGGTGGTCCGTCTGGGACGGCCCAGCTCTCCCCCGTAA
- a CDS encoding cytochrome ubiquinol oxidase subunit I, with protein MNVVTLSQLQFAATGMFHWIFVPLTLGLSIMTAWMETKYVTTGDETWLRMTKFWGKLFLINFALGVVTGITMEFQFGLNWSEYSRYVGDIFGAPLAIEATLAFFLESVFIGVWIFGWNKVSKKVHATAIWLAAIATNLSALWILLANAWMQHPVGFAIRNGRAEMTDFLAVVTNPYGWIKFFHTLLSGYALAAFLVMGVSAWHLRRNNEVEFFKRSFRMAAVWGFVASIIVAVSGDFHAVDIAKTQPTKFAAMEAQWETQRGVGMNLLLFPDVTNECNSVEQVCIPNALSFLAFKDPNAEIKGLKDFPKELRPPVLPTFLSFRLMVGIGTFMILASLVAIILSRKENFTEYRRFLLIMVLAIPAPYLAQQLGWLVAELGRQPWIVYGVMKTADAVSKSITATQVALSLLGFTVLYGLLGAVDIYLLTKYAKKGPDTDTSKILNLGEGA; from the coding sequence ATGAATGTAGTCACGCTCAGTCAGTTGCAGTTTGCGGCAACCGGTATGTTTCACTGGATATTCGTACCGTTGACGCTCGGCCTGTCCATCATGACCGCCTGGATGGAAACCAAGTACGTCACCACCGGCGACGAAACCTGGCTGCGCATGACCAAGTTCTGGGGAAAGTTGTTTCTGATCAACTTCGCCCTAGGGGTGGTCACCGGCATCACCATGGAGTTCCAGTTCGGTCTGAACTGGTCGGAGTACTCCCGGTACGTGGGTGACATCTTCGGCGCCCCCCTGGCCATCGAAGCCACCCTCGCCTTCTTCCTGGAGTCTGTCTTCATCGGCGTCTGGATCTTCGGCTGGAACAAGGTCTCCAAAAAGGTCCATGCAACCGCCATCTGGCTGGCCGCCATCGCCACCAACCTCTCCGCCCTCTGGATTCTGCTGGCCAACGCCTGGATGCAGCACCCGGTCGGCTTTGCCATCCGCAACGGCAGGGCGGAAATGACCGATTTCCTGGCCGTGGTCACCAATCCCTACGGCTGGATCAAGTTTTTTCATACCTTGTTGTCGGGCTATGCCCTGGCCGCTTTCCTGGTCATGGGGGTATCCGCCTGGCACCTGCGGCGCAACAACGAGGTGGAGTTTTTCAAACGCTCCTTCCGGATGGCCGCGGTCTGGGGCTTTGTGGCTTCGATCATCGTTGCCGTTTCCGGCGACTTCCACGCCGTTGATATCGCCAAGACCCAGCCCACCAAGTTCGCCGCCATGGAAGCCCAGTGGGAAACCCAGCGCGGTGTGGGTATGAACCTGCTGCTCTTCCCCGATGTGACCAATGAATGCAACTCCGTTGAGCAGGTCTGTATTCCGAATGCTCTCAGCTTCCTGGCATTCAAGGATCCCAACGCCGAAATCAAGGGACTCAAGGACTTCCCCAAGGAGTTGCGCCCCCCCGTGCTGCCCACCTTCCTCAGTTTCCGGCTGATGGTCGGCATCGGCACCTTCATGATCCTGGCCAGCCTGGTCGCCATTATTCTCTCCCGCAAGGAGAACTTCACCGAATACCGCCGTTTCCTGTTGATCATGGTGCTGGCGATTCCCGCCCCCTACTTGGCCCAGCAGCTCGGCTGGCTGGTCGCCGAGCTGGGACGGCAGCCCTGGATCGTCTATGGCGTGATGAAAACCGCCGACGCGGTCTCCAAATCGATCACCGCCACCCAGGTGGCCCTGTCGCTGCTCGGCTTCACCGTGCTGTACGGCCTGTTGGGCGCCGTCGACATCTACCTGCTGACCAAATACGCGAAAAAGGGTCCCGACACGGACACCTCAAAAATTCTCAATCTCGGCGAGGGGGCATAA
- the cydB gene encoding cytochrome d ubiquinol oxidase subunit II, whose amino-acid sequence MDISVFQITWFVLWSVLWAVYFMLDGFVLGTGFLSSFIAKDDTEKRILINAVGPVWDGNEVWLLTAGGATFAAFPTTYALMFSNLYSALILLLFSLIVRGVSFEFRGKLPGDSWKGLWDKAIVVCSFLPALLFGVAFGNIFRGIPMRNDFATLQFSYEGSLLGLLNPYGLVTGVLFVLLFAVHGALYISLKTTGDLSARAAAMANKLWPALLFIAVVFLGYTWPATRLYDNFLKVPLLLVIPVVAVASLLLVKLFAGKQETGKAFIFSCLTIVFVVFTGVTGLFPNLLPSNLDPASNLTIFNSSSSLLTLKIMTVVALIFVPIVICYKIWVYRIFRAPLRREDVLQDPHAY is encoded by the coding sequence ATGGATATATCCGTCTTTCAAATCACCTGGTTCGTACTGTGGAGTGTGCTCTGGGCCGTCTATTTCATGCTGGACGGCTTCGTGCTGGGTACCGGCTTCCTCTCCTCCTTCATTGCCAAGGATGACACCGAGAAACGCATCCTGATCAACGCCGTGGGACCGGTCTGGGACGGCAACGAAGTCTGGCTGCTCACCGCCGGCGGCGCCACCTTTGCCGCCTTCCCCACAACCTACGCCCTGATGTTCAGCAACCTCTATTCGGCCTTGATCCTGCTTTTGTTCAGCCTGATCGTCCGTGGCGTCTCCTTCGAGTTCCGCGGCAAACTTCCGGGGGACTCCTGGAAGGGGCTGTGGGATAAGGCGATTGTGGTCTGCAGTTTCTTGCCGGCACTGCTCTTCGGTGTCGCCTTCGGCAATATTTTCCGGGGCATTCCGATGCGCAACGACTTTGCCACCCTGCAGTTCAGCTACGAGGGCTCGCTGCTCGGTCTGCTCAACCCGTATGGTCTGGTGACCGGTGTCCTCTTCGTGCTGCTCTTTGCCGTGCACGGCGCCCTCTATATTTCGCTCAAGACCACGGGGGACCTGAGCGCCCGGGCCGCCGCCATGGCCAACAAGCTCTGGCCGGCCCTGTTGTTCATCGCCGTGGTCTTCCTGGGCTACACCTGGCCCGCCACCCGGCTGTACGACAACTTCCTCAAGGTACCGCTGCTGCTGGTGATTCCGGTGGTGGCCGTTGCCTCCCTGCTGCTGGTGAAGCTGTTTGCCGGCAAACAGGAAACCGGCAAGGCGTTCATCTTCTCCTGCCTGACCATCGTCTTCGTGGTGTTCACCGGGGTGACCGGTCTGTTCCCGAACCTGCTGCCGTCAAACCTTGATCCGGCTTCGAACCTGACCATCTTCAACTCATCGTCCAGCCTGCTCACCCTGAAGATCATGACCGTGGTGGCACTGATCTTCGTACCGATCGTGATCTGCTACAAGATCTGGGTCTACCGCATCTTCAGGGCACCGCTGCGTCGCGAGGATGTTCTTCAGGACCCCCATGCCTACTGA
- a CDS encoding cbb3-type cytochrome c oxidase subunit I translates to MKQQEGYVDDVVKGFVTWSIIWGTVSILLGVFISLQLAYPELNIPPYLTYGRLRPIHTNAGIFGWGIGSFMAFYLYITQRLTRTPLWSPGLAKFQLYLFNVVIALAAVTLLLGMNRSKEYAELEWPVALLVVVLWVIFSINIIMTVIKRKEEQMYISLWYILASLIGVAVLYLVNNAAIPVSLFKSYSAFAGSNDANVQWWYGHNAVAMVLTLPPLAIFYYYLPKSTGVPIYSHRMGVIAFWSLIFMYLWTGAHHLLWTPIPDWVQTLAMAFSIMLIAPSWAAVFNGYFSMNGQWHQMRENYLVKFLIFGITFYGLQTLQGPSQAIRTFSAFIHYTDWVPGHVHMGTLGWVSLVLFAAIYYTVPKLYSREIYSVALVNLHFWLAVIGQLIFSVTMWIAGVQQAAMLNATNTDGSLHYTFMETLVELYPYWQGRAVGGIIYLVSLLIFLYNIIKTISGGSSVAVETKA, encoded by the coding sequence ATGAAACAGCAGGAAGGGTATGTGGATGACGTCGTCAAGGGATTCGTCACCTGGAGTATCATCTGGGGAACGGTTTCCATACTTCTGGGAGTGTTCATCTCCCTGCAGTTGGCGTATCCCGAGCTGAACATCCCCCCCTATCTCACCTACGGACGGCTCCGTCCGATCCACACCAACGCCGGTATCTTCGGCTGGGGAATCGGCAGCTTCATGGCCTTCTACCTCTACATCACCCAACGGCTCACCAGGACGCCGCTCTGGAGTCCCGGACTGGCCAAGTTCCAGCTCTATCTCTTCAACGTGGTGATCGCGCTGGCGGCGGTGACCCTGTTGTTGGGCATGAACCGCTCCAAGGAATATGCCGAACTGGAATGGCCGGTGGCCCTGCTGGTGGTGGTACTCTGGGTGATCTTCTCCATCAACATCATCATGACCGTTATCAAGCGTAAAGAGGAGCAGATGTACATCTCCCTCTGGTATATTCTGGCCAGCCTGATCGGTGTGGCGGTGCTCTACCTGGTGAACAACGCCGCCATTCCGGTGTCGCTCTTCAAATCCTACTCGGCCTTTGCCGGCTCCAACGACGCCAACGTGCAATGGTGGTACGGCCATAACGCCGTAGCCATGGTGCTGACCCTGCCGCCCCTGGCCATATTCTATTACTACCTGCCCAAATCCACCGGTGTACCGATCTACAGCCACCGCATGGGGGTGATCGCCTTCTGGTCCCTGATCTTCATGTACCTCTGGACCGGTGCCCACCACCTGCTCTGGACTCCGATCCCCGACTGGGTCCAGACCCTGGCCATGGCCTTCTCCATCATGCTGATCGCCCCCTCCTGGGCGGCGGTATTCAACGGCTACTTCTCCATGAACGGCCAGTGGCACCAGATGCGGGAAAACTATCTGGTCAAGTTCCTGATTTTCGGCATCACGTTCTACGGTCTGCAGACCCTGCAGGGTCCCTCCCAGGCCATCCGCACCTTCTCCGCCTTCATCCACTACACCGACTGGGTACCCGGCCACGTCCACATGGGTACCCTGGGCTGGGTCTCCCTGGTGCTGTTCGCCGCCATTTACTATACCGTTCCCAAGCTGTACAGCCGCGAGATCTACAGCGTAGCGCTGGTGAACCTGCATTTCTGGCTGGCAGTGATCGGCCAGTTGATCTTCTCCGTCACCATGTGGATCGCCGGCGTGCAGCAAGCTGCCATGCTGAACGCCACCAATACCGACGGCAGCCTGCACTACACCTTCATGGAGACTCTGGTGGAGCTCTACCCCTACTGGCAGGGACGGGCGGTGGGCGGCATCATCTACTTGGTCAGCCTGCTGATCTTCCTCTATAACATCATCAAGACCATCAGCGGCGGCTCCAGCGTTGCGGTCGAAACCAAAGCCTAG
- a CDS encoding cbb3-type cytochrome c oxidase subunit II, which produces MTIEKKPLLFLLLATATILVGTIITMIAPFKWINDPKLKIASVKPYTPLQLEGRDIYIREGCNNCHTQTVRPLLSDVGRYGDYSKTGEFIYDQPHLWGSRRTGPDLARIGGKYPDAWHYKHMADPKSMVPKTNMPAYAFLNRPLDSSLSERKMKALKFPYTPADLEALKGKTEMDALVAYMQKLGNDIPWRKAKQAALTGDLKNPHAQKDTVVLNEGKAIYARECAQCHGADLKGEVGPGLLKSGKADADLFKAIYSGIDENGMPAYGDTLGTDKVWKLVTFIQAQ; this is translated from the coding sequence ATGACCATCGAGAAAAAGCCGCTCCTGTTTCTGCTGCTCGCTACCGCCACCATCCTGGTCGGCACGATCATCACCATGATAGCTCCCTTCAAGTGGATCAACGATCCGAAGTTGAAGATCGCGTCGGTCAAGCCATACACTCCGCTGCAGCTTGAGGGTCGGGACATCTACATCCGTGAAGGCTGCAACAACTGTCATACCCAGACGGTGCGGCCGCTTCTGTCGGACGTGGGACGTTACGGCGACTATTCAAAAACCGGAGAATTCATCTACGACCAACCCCATCTCTGGGGGTCCCGCCGCACCGGTCCCGATCTGGCCCGTATCGGCGGCAAGTATCCGGATGCCTGGCACTACAAGCATATGGCCGATCCCAAGTCCATGGTGCCCAAGACCAACATGCCGGCCTACGCCTTCCTGAACCGCCCCTTGGACAGCAGCCTGAGCGAGCGCAAGATGAAGGCACTGAAATTTCCCTACACCCCGGCCGACCTGGAGGCGTTGAAAGGGAAAACCGAAATGGACGCCCTGGTTGCCTATATGCAGAAGCTGGGCAACGACATCCCCTGGCGTAAGGCGAAGCAGGCCGCCCTTACCGGCGACCTGAAGAATCCCCATGCCCAGAAGGATACCGTCGTGCTGAACGAGGGCAAGGCGATCTACGCCCGTGAATGCGCCCAGTGCCACGGAGCCGACCTGAAGGGAGAGGTGGGCCCCGGTCTGCTCAAGAGCGGCAAGGCCGATGCCGACCTCTTCAAAGCTATTTACAGCGGCATCGACGAGAACGGCATGCCGGCCTACGGCGACACCCTGGGCACGGACAAGGTATGGAAACTGGTCACCTTCATTCAGGCACAGTAG
- a CDS encoding cbb3-type cytochrome c oxidase subunit 3 yields MMLASIYYLGVTLLLFAIFAWIVARTYSSRNRERGELPKYRMLDEDEPAATATHDMPASHHR; encoded by the coding sequence ATGATGCTGGCAAGTATCTACTACCTGGGCGTCACCCTGCTGTTATTCGCCATCTTCGCCTGGATCGTGGCGAGAACCTACAGCAGCAGGAACCGGGAACGGGGGGAGCTCCCCAAGTACCGGATGCTGGATGAGGATGAACCCGCAGCAACCGCAACGCATGACATGCCGGCTTCACACCACAGATGA
- a CDS encoding c-type cytochrome: MSDEHKEYDGISYKADDRMPAVFKLLLAGLLVWGVCFMGYYLFSGWSSEAEFAAKKAAQEQAIAANAAASAPQTGGAGAHKEGALADYIAAGKKEYAARCAACHGADAKGGIGPDLTAKQYKYGRSEQAVTESVANGRPGGMPGFRNDLSHEKLEGVVKYLLSL; the protein is encoded by the coding sequence ATGTCCGATGAACATAAAGAGTATGACGGTATCAGTTACAAGGCCGACGACCGGATGCCGGCGGTGTTCAAACTGCTCCTGGCCGGCCTGTTGGTCTGGGGGGTCTGCTTCATGGGCTACTACCTGTTCAGCGGCTGGAGCTCCGAAGCGGAATTCGCCGCGAAAAAGGCGGCCCAGGAACAGGCGATTGCTGCCAACGCCGCAGCTTCCGCACCGCAGACCGGCGGAGCCGGAGCCCACAAGGAAGGAGCCCTGGCCGACTACATCGCCGCGGGCAAAAAGGAGTACGCAGCCCGCTGCGCCGCCTGCCACGGCGCCGACGCCAAGGGGGGGATCGGTCCCGACCTGACCGCAAAGCAGTATAAGTATGGGCGTTCGGAACAGGCGGTCACCGAATCGGTGGCAAACGGCCGCCCCGGCGGCATGCCCGGCTTCAGGAACGACCTTTCCCACGAAAAGTTGGAAGGCGTGGTCAAATACCTCCTTTCGCTGTGA
- a CDS encoding 4Fe-4S dicluster domain-containing protein: MESVVRIAPYRKLVQWLSTLLLLLVPFLQVGGESLLRLDAASRTLHVFGAALRIEEFYLFLLVTLLLVFLFLFVTMMFGRVWCGWLCPQTTLSDLAEFLTRQSGRLLPGTLLPRLTCQLLFLILAFLVGANLVWYFIPPAEFLERLLSGRLGMVAGISLAGTMLLVYLDLALVRRTFCTTVCPYGRIQVMAMDRNTLTLEMNPARKAECIRCGACVRACPTGIDIRDGLQIECINCGRCRDACQAVMEKRGTTSLIHYTFGTMAQGGGRPLNLRSLVLGGLVLALCAALAAGVLTRREATLKVRRNDTVQAQRMPDGRLLNFVTVFIENRSRHAAVYDLSAALPEGAVDLLGPSNVRLAANDNRRVDLILRVDGALPQGSTVRLLLQRQGTTVAVATLTILEP; the protein is encoded by the coding sequence ATGGAATCGGTCGTTCGTATCGCCCCCTACCGGAAGCTGGTCCAATGGCTCTCCACCCTCCTACTGCTGCTCGTTCCCTTCCTGCAGGTGGGTGGAGAGTCGCTGCTCCGGCTTGACGCCGCCAGCCGCACGCTCCACGTTTTCGGTGCCGCGCTGCGGATCGAGGAGTTCTACCTCTTCCTGCTCGTCACCCTGCTGCTGGTCTTTCTTTTTCTCTTTGTCACCATGATGTTCGGCAGGGTCTGGTGTGGCTGGCTCTGTCCCCAGACCACGCTGTCGGACCTGGCGGAGTTCCTGACCCGTCAGAGTGGCCGGCTACTGCCCGGCACCCTGCTCCCCCGCCTGACGTGTCAGCTGCTCTTTCTCATTCTCGCCTTCCTGGTGGGGGCGAACCTGGTCTGGTATTTCATCCCCCCGGCCGAGTTCCTCGAACGACTGCTGAGCGGCCGCCTGGGCATGGTAGCCGGTATCTCCCTTGCCGGCACCATGCTGCTGGTCTATCTGGATCTGGCCCTGGTGCGCCGGACCTTCTGCACCACGGTCTGTCCCTACGGCAGGATCCAGGTGATGGCCATGGACCGCAACACCCTCACCCTGGAGATGAACCCCGCCCGAAAGGCTGAGTGCATCCGCTGTGGCGCCTGTGTACGGGCCTGTCCCACCGGCATCGACATCAGGGACGGCCTGCAGATTGAGTGCATCAACTGCGGCCGCTGTCGCGACGCCTGCCAGGCCGTGATGGAGAAGCGGGGCACCACCAGCCTGATCCACTATACGTTCGGCACCATGGCCCAGGGAGGAGGACGGCCCCTCAACCTCCGCTCCCTGGTGCTGGGCGGTCTCGTGCTGGCACTCTGCGCCGCACTGGCGGCGGGAGTTCTCACCCGTCGTGAGGCGACCCTCAAAGTCCGTCGCAATGATACGGTCCAAGCGCAGCGGATGCCGGACGGCAGGCTGCTCAACTTTGTGACGGTCTTCATCGAAAATCGCTCCCGCCATGCTGCGGTCTACGACCTGAGTGCCGCCCTGCCGGAGGGCGCGGTTGACCTGCTGGGGCCGAGCAATGTCCGCCTTGCAGCCAACGACAACCGCCGGGTGGATCTGATACTGCGCGTCGACGGCGCCCTGCCGCAGGGAAGTACCGTCAGGCTGCTGCTGCAGCGACAGGGCACCACGGTGGCGGTGGCGACACTCACCATTCTCGAACCCTAG
- a CDS encoding FixH family protein produces the protein MTKRSGGTPWKIILAALVVVFIGAQIVTLIIAARKVSPVVDPDYYRKGLHYGETVRQEQVNRP, from the coding sequence ATGACGAAAAGATCGGGCGGCACCCCCTGGAAAATCATCCTGGCCGCGCTGGTGGTGGTGTTCATCGGCGCCCAGATCGTGACGCTGATCATTGCCGCACGCAAGGTCAGCCCGGTGGTTGACCCCGACTACTACCGCAAGGGCCTGCACTATGGCGAAACCGTGCGGCAGGAGCAGGTGAACCGGCCGTGA